The Pochonia chlamydosporia 170 chromosome 3, whole genome shotgun sequence genome contains the following window.
TCCAATCTCACAAACAACCATCTCAAAACCCAGCCACttccaccatgtccaaaCCAACATCCATAACAGGCGGCTGTCTCTGCCAGGGCGTCCGCTACAAAATCACATTCCCCCCAGACCACGACTTCACCAGCCAAGTAaccctcccctccccttcTCCCCTCAGTATTTAGAACAACGTATCTAACAAGCCAGTGCTCAACCTGCCAATGCGAACAATGCCGCAAACAAACCGGCGCACTCATCTTCCGCGTCCAAAAAATCCCCCTCTCCGCACTGGAATATACATCTGACGCCACGCTCTCGCGGTACCGTGCCTCGCCTGGCAACGCGCGCGGATTCTGTACGCGCTGCGGGAGTTTTCTGTTCTGGCACCACGAGGAGGCGGATAAGATTAGTATGTGCGTGGGGGGGTTTGATAAGGATGCGTTGAGGGAGTATGGGCGGGTGTTGACGTATGCGGAGAAGCATTTGTTTTGTGATGCGGAGATTGAGGGCGTGACGGATCATTTGCCTGGGGAGAGGTTTAagtttgatgatgaggaggggGAGGTTGTTCTtctggagaggagggagcGTTCTTAgtttgccatgccatgtcatgtttGAATGGAGGGTACTTGATATTGAATTCGTTCAGATTGCATAACAACGCCGGCTAATCCCAGACAAGGAAATATGTATACAATTGCTTCATGCTTCCCAACACCGTGTAAATCATAAACATCACTAGTCCTCTTCACTAATCTCACTCTCATCCCCCCCATGCGGCGTCTCCTCCTGGCTGTTCGCCATATCCTCAAACGCCTCCTCCATTTCcttctccaaatcatcctccatgtcatccGCCTCGCCTTCATCGTGCCCTTGCTCCGGagcatcctcctccatgGGATCCGGGCGATGATGATTTACCGGACTAGGTAGCTtaaagtccatgtctggctcATCGTCACTCTCCCCATCCGCATCATCTGCCTCCGAGTCCCGCTGATCCATAAAGTCGTCGAACCGCCTTGGGGGCGGAAACGCCGGCGAGAAATCAGTTTGCTTCGCAGTCGTATCCGCACCAGGATACTCGATGAGCAGACCCccgtcatcgtcctcatcttcctcctcttcatcaaaggAATTGCgtttgggcttgggcttctcCTTTTGTGGTTCGGGGAACGAGAGCGCCACCTCTTTGGCTTGTTGCTTCTTTTCCGGCTTCCGCTTGGGTTCTTTGGGTTGCGATTTAGCACTGGTGGATTTTGAGGTGGTGGTCTTTTTGGCACCCGCTCGTTGGGCCtgtgatggtgctggtgctggggcTGGTTTGCTGTCGAGGTGAGGATACTGGCGACTTAGGCGAGCTGGATCGGAGTTGCCAGGGAGGCGGGTGACGTTCATGTTGAATGTGGAGTCGATCTTGTCGAGGATAAAGGCCTTGCGCTCTGGGTCGAAGTGCAGGACATAttggttgctgctggtgtttCTTGAGCCGGCGTAGGCATAtgcgccgtcgtcgtcggtgaAGGATAGGTCGTACGAGTCGGTTTTGCCGGGGAGCGAGGGCTTGAGGCGGGCGTGGTTGGGGGCTTCGTCGGAAGAGAGGGCGGGTTTGTGGTTATCTAGAAACATGTGTCAGTCAGTAGGCGGCGTGAGGAATTGGACACGGGAAAGTAGTCGTACATCTAATGCCGGTGAAGATATCGTTGGACGTCTTTCCTAGGAGCCCATCACCGAGAATGACGGGATACTTGCCCCCGATGGTCGGGTCAATCAatccagccatgttggcggaggtggcGGCCGAGAGCGGTTGTGACTTGTCGCTTCAGGTCCTGTCGACGATGTTGTCGGAAGCGGACGTTGGGATGTTTGGAGAAACAATCAACGGTGAGATTGCGCAAACTGGACAACGGACATGTCCGAATGGCCGTCAGCATGGACTTGACAGATGTCGTCGGATGATTGCAGGGAGGTGTAGACGGGAGACGGGAGACGGTGgggctgaagctgaagctggagaCTTCCGCGGATCCTCAGAATGTCAccacaagtcaagtttggtgtCACGTCACAGCAAACTATGGACTCACGGAGTAtgggtgagtgagtgagtggtgTGCGGCGGATTCAGATTCAGATTCAGATTCCTTCAACGTGCATTATCAACTGTTTCCACATGGAATATGTCTCAACATCGACTACACGAAACACGAACTGTTATGCTCCCGCTTTTTCAGCTTTCTGTTTAGCCGTCATTTCTTTGACTTTGCCCAATGTTGTCTTTGCACAACGTTAACCGTGCTCACTCCAGGGTATCATGAACTTGATCCTCATCCCGCATTGCCTTTGTCCCAACAATGGCATTCCCTTTCAGCCGTACGGCTACAACACAGTGAATCTCTCTCCGGCTATTATTCTGAGCACAAGGAACTCTTCTCTTTTACTGATAATGCGTTCGGAACAAAAGAGTTACACACTAGACTCTATGCGCCGCTAGCCCTTGAACATGGCGGGACTATGTTCCGCCGTGCTTCTACCATCGGCAAAGCACCTTGACACTATGCAAACAACTTGACTGCAACTCCCAGTTCCAATCGCGACATAGAGCCAACTATCACCTGTACCCTGCTATCGGAAGTGACGATGGATGCCTCTAGGGACTGATCCTACAAACCTCAAATGTTCTCCGCAAAGTGTCGCATTTCCGTTCAATCCCATACCCGAGCCTTTTCTAGTGTTGTCCAAAGCCTTCGCTCACCAGCGCTATACGAACCAGCATTCAAGTTGTGCACCAACACGCTCAGACCACCATTTTCAGCACATTTCTCCTCAGTGAAGATCCAGCTTCCGGAATACAAATGGATTGACGGTGCTGAAAATTTGGAAAAATACACCAAAGGCGGCTATCACCCCGTACAAATCGGAGATATCCTCCACCATCGATATGAAGTCGTAGATAAG
Protein-coding sequences here:
- a CDS encoding ELL-associated factor (similar to Metarhizium robertsii ARSEF 23 XP_007820018.1), with the protein product MAGLIDPTIGGKYPVILGDGLLGKTSNDIFTGIRYNHKPALSSDEAPNHARLKPSLPGKTDSYDLSFTDDDGAYAYAGSRNTSSNQYVLHFDPERKAFILDKIDSTFNMNVTRLPGNSDPARLSRQYPHLDSKPAPAPAPSQAQRAGAKKTTTSKSTSAKSQPKEPKRKPEKKQQAKEVALSFPEPQKEKPKPKRNSFDEEEEDEDDDGGLLIEYPGADTTAKQTDFSPAFPPPRRFDDFMDQRDSEADDADGESDDEPDMDFKLPSPVNHHRPDPMEEDAPEQGHDEGEADDMEDDLEKEMEEAFEDMANSQEETPHGGDESEISEED